From Quercus lobata isolate SW786 chromosome 1, ValleyOak3.0 Primary Assembly, whole genome shotgun sequence, one genomic window encodes:
- the LOC115977748 gene encoding peroxidase 59-like encodes MKKSNSFYGYSLIMAFFMLFLGARSQLTPYFYERTCPNLLNIVRYEVEKAFFKEIRMAASLLRLHFHDCFVNGCDGSILLDVSDGEKVSFSNLNSVRGFEVVDDIKRAVEYECSGVVSCADILAIVARDSVVITGGPTWNVLLGRRDGFVSSKAAANISIPSAFDSLYNIIAKFKKVGLDVTDVVSLSGSHTIGLARCAAFNNRLFNFEQTGRPDSSMDEHMLFQLQLLCPNVSSYSADLDSKIGNFTTPLDRDSPIGFPTNDFDNHYFQNLLNRKALLSSDQVLLNSYETKRLIQDYSISTDRFFDDFAKSMVKMGNISPPPGSRGQIRKNCRRVN; translated from the exons ATGAAGAAGTCTAACAGCTTTTATGGTTATTCTTTGATTATGGCTTTCTTTATGTTGTTCCTGGGTGCAAGGTCTCAGCTGACCCCATATTTTTATGAGAGAACTTGTCCAAATCTTCTCAATATTGTGAGGTATGAGGTGGAAAAAGCTTTCTTCAAGGAAATTCGTATGGCTGCCTCTTTGCTTCGGCTTCACTTTCATGATTGCTTTGTAAAT GGTTGTGATGGATCAATACTGTTGGATGTAAGTGATGGTGAGAAGGTTTCCTTTTCCAATTTAAACTCAGTTAGAGGATTTGAAGTTGTAGATGATATTAAAAGAGCTGTGGAATACGAATGTAGTGGTGTTGTGTCTTGTGCTGATATACTAGCAATAGTTGCTCGAGATTCCGTCGTCATA ACTGGAGGACCAACGTGGAATGTTCTGTTGGGCAGAAGAGACGGATTTGTGTCAAGCAAAGCTGCAGCAAATATTTCAATTCCTTCTGCATTTGACTCACTGTATAATATCATTGCCAAGTTCAAAAAAGTAGGACTCGATGTAACTGATGTGGTATCCTTATCAG GTTCTCATACAATTGGACTAGCTAGGTGTGCTGCCTTCAACAATAGGTTGTTCAACTTCGAACAAACGGGTCGTCCAGACAGTTCTATGGATGAACATATGCTGTTCCAGTTGCAACTTTTGTGCCCAAACGTTAGTAGCTATAGTGCTGACTTAGACTCGAAGATCGGAAACTTTACTACACCCCTAGATCGAGACTCACCAATAGGTTTCCCAACTAATGATTTTGACAACCATTACTTTCAGAACTTGCTCAATAGAAAGGCCCTACTTAGCTCCGACCAAGTTTTGTTGAATAGTTATGAAACTAAACGTTTGATTCAAGATTATAGCATTAGCACGGATCGTTTCTTTGATGACTTTGCCAAGTCCATGGTCAAGATGGGGAATATAAGCCCACCTCCTGGGTCCCGTGGACAGATACGCAAGAACTGCAGGAGAGTGAATTGA